Proteins encoded within one genomic window of Bemisia tabaci chromosome 2, PGI_BMITA_v3:
- the FoxK gene encoding forkhead box protein K1 isoform X1: MSSNLGSQESDAWALLALKSAPASPSKVQWSPETKGTAIARLEGREFEYLVRQKRIIIGRNSSRGEVDVNMGHSSFISRKHLELFFDHPHFFMVCNGKNGVFVDGVFQRKGAPAVQLPKTCTFRFPSTAIRLVFQSLVDESDPTPILSSGEASGPPVSPVKHRTPLPPLRINIPEPSDTNFTSPFPSPTGTISAANSCPTSPRGGHGRRNISADLQMAAVYAAAAVNPHATNSTSVQIPIDERTEVVVSGSSVHSSPELQLAESVSSFSPQKMYRATNGSGPSHNSSASESYPKDETKPPFSYAQLIVQAVASAPDKQLTLSGIYSYITKHYPYYRTADKGWQNSIRHNLSLNRYFIKVPRSQEEPGKGSFWRIDPPSESKLIDQAFRRRRQRGVPCFRTPFGISSSRSAPSSPSHVGMSGIMTPDSLSRESSPVADSTVPSPGASQSAPGSPGSTGNEVGLQYFKQRLVVPGSQGAQHITLVTNGISTSSANVGEEKYVISTVSGNCSSGVISRKPSVSPPMLNQPPVIVQAAYSSYNAVSPSSSESIDHCGKRPREEETELVYEQVIIDKSMVGDQPNSPPQIQIQETYGGLSEDDPLTLVTCKKEIENGHTSNSSQGSIPVNILENGYSVCKKPKLELIEEENANS, from the exons ATGTCCTCAAATCTCGGGTCGCAGGAGAGCGATGCATGGGCACTTCTAGCTCTGAAGTCCGCCCCTGCTAGTCCCTCGAAAGTTCAATGGAGTCCTGAGACTAAAGGCACGGCTATCGCAAGATTAGAAGGAAGAGAATTTGAGTATCTTGTACGACAAAAACGTATTATCATCGGCCGGAATAGTTCGCGAGGCGAAGTGGATGTAAACATGGGACACTCGAGTTTCATATCTCGAAAACATTTAGAACTATTTTTTGACCATCCGCACTTTTTTATGGTTTGTAATGGCAAGAATGGTGTTTTTGTCGACGGTGTATTTCAGAGGAAAGGTGCACCTGCAGTACAATTGCCCAAAAC GTGTACTTTCAGATTTCCAAGCACTGCAATCCGGTTAGTGTTTCAATCTCTGGTGGACGAGTCTGATCCTACACCTATTCTCAGCAGTGGAGAAGCATCTGGTCCACCTGTGTCACCAGTTAAACACAGAACACCGTTGCCTCCCTTAAGAATTAATATTCCCGAACCTTCAGAtacaaattttacaagtccATTCCCATCTCCTACTGGGACCATCAG TGCTGCTAATTCCTGTCCAACGAGTCCTAGAGGAGGTCATGGACGACGCAACATAAGTGCTGACTTACAAATGGCTGCTGTCTACGCAGCAGCTGCTGTGAATCCTCATGCAACCAACTCAACCTCTGTACAGATACCAATCGATGAAAG GACTGAGGTTGTTGTTAGCGGTTCTAGTGTCCACAGCAGTCCAGAATTACAACTGGCAGAAAGTGTTAGTTCGTTTTCTCCTCAGAAAATGTACAGAGCCACAAACGGATCCGGACCTTCACATAATTCTTCAGCTTCTGAATCTTATCCAAAG GACGAAACAAAACCACCGTTTTCTTACGCTCAGCTAATTGTACAAGCGGTGGCATCAGCCCCAGACAAACAGTTGACATTGAGTGGCATATATTCTTACATAACAAAACACTATCCTTACTACCGTACGGCAGATAAAGGATGGCAG AACTCAATTCGTCACAATTTGTCCTTGAACCGGTATTTCATCAAAGTGCCCCGGTCTCAAGAGGAACCTGGAAAAGGTTCTTTCTGGAGGATAGACCCACCCTCAGAGTCCAAACTTATTGACCAGGCATTTAGACGCAGAAGGCAAAGAGGTGTCCCATGTTTCCGCACTCCATTTGGCATTTCCTCAAG CAGAAGCGCTCCATCATCACCGAGTCATGTTGGTATGTCAGGTATAATGACTCCAGACTCATTATCTCGAGAGAGCTCACCTGTTGCAGACAGCACAGTCCCTTCACCAGGTGCTAGTCAGTCTGCTCCAGGCTCCCCTGGTAGCACAG GCAATGAAGTGGGTCTGCAGTATTTTAAGCAACGTTTGGTTGTACCAGGCTCTCAGGGTGCGCAGCATATCACTCTTGTTACCAATGGCATCTCTACCAGTTCTGCTAATGTAGGAGAAG aaaaatatgtgATCTCTACCGTGAGTGGGAATTGCAGTTCTGGCGTCATCAGTAGAAAGCCCTCTGTATCACCTCCCATGTTGAATCAGCCACCAGTCATAGTGCAAGCTGCCTATTCAAGTTATAA TGCGGTATCTCCGAGCAGTAGTGAATCGATAGACCACTGTGGGAAACGTCCCAGAGAAGAAGAAACAGAACTGGTTTACGAGCAAGTCATCATTGATAAGAGTATGGTAGGAGATCAGCCAAATTCCCCACCACAAATACAGATTCAAGAAACATATGGTGGACTAAGTGAAGACGATCCTCTCACATTAGTGACATGTAAAAAGGAAATAGAAAATGGACATACATCTAACAGCTCCCAAGGCTCAATACCTGTCAACATCTTGGAGAACGGTTATTCAGTctgtaaaaaaccaaaattagaaTTAATAGAAGAGGAGAATGCAAACTCTTAA
- the FoxK gene encoding forkhead box protein K1 isoform X2 encodes MSSNLGSQESDAWALLALKSAPASPSKVQWSPETKGTAIARLEGREFEYLVRQKRIIIGRNSSRGEVDVNMGHSSFISRKHLELFFDHPHFFMVCNGKNGVFVDGVFQRKGAPAVQLPKTCTFRFPSTAIRLVFQSLVDESDPTPILSSGEASGPPVSPVKHRTPLPPLRINIPEPSDTNFTSPFPSPTGTISAANSCPTSPRGGHGRRNISADLQMAAVYAAAAVNPHATNSTSVQIPIDERTEVVVSGSSVHSSPELQLAESVSSFSPQKMYRATNGSGPSHNSSASESYPKDETKPPFSYAQLIVQAVASAPDKQLTLSGIYSYITKHYPYYRTADKGWQNSIRHNLSLNRYFIKVPRSQEEPGKGSFWRIDPPSESKLIDQAFRRRRQRGVPCFRTPFGISSRSAPSSPSHVGMSGIMTPDSLSRESSPVADSTVPSPGASQSAPGSPGSTGNEVGLQYFKQRLVVPGSQGAQHITLVTNGISTSSANVGEEKYVISTVSGNCSSGVISRKPSVSPPMLNQPPVIVQAAYSSYNAVSPSSSESIDHCGKRPREEETELVYEQVIIDKSMVGDQPNSPPQIQIQETYGGLSEDDPLTLVTCKKEIENGHTSNSSQGSIPVNILENGYSVCKKPKLELIEEENANS; translated from the exons ATGTCCTCAAATCTCGGGTCGCAGGAGAGCGATGCATGGGCACTTCTAGCTCTGAAGTCCGCCCCTGCTAGTCCCTCGAAAGTTCAATGGAGTCCTGAGACTAAAGGCACGGCTATCGCAAGATTAGAAGGAAGAGAATTTGAGTATCTTGTACGACAAAAACGTATTATCATCGGCCGGAATAGTTCGCGAGGCGAAGTGGATGTAAACATGGGACACTCGAGTTTCATATCTCGAAAACATTTAGAACTATTTTTTGACCATCCGCACTTTTTTATGGTTTGTAATGGCAAGAATGGTGTTTTTGTCGACGGTGTATTTCAGAGGAAAGGTGCACCTGCAGTACAATTGCCCAAAAC GTGTACTTTCAGATTTCCAAGCACTGCAATCCGGTTAGTGTTTCAATCTCTGGTGGACGAGTCTGATCCTACACCTATTCTCAGCAGTGGAGAAGCATCTGGTCCACCTGTGTCACCAGTTAAACACAGAACACCGTTGCCTCCCTTAAGAATTAATATTCCCGAACCTTCAGAtacaaattttacaagtccATTCCCATCTCCTACTGGGACCATCAG TGCTGCTAATTCCTGTCCAACGAGTCCTAGAGGAGGTCATGGACGACGCAACATAAGTGCTGACTTACAAATGGCTGCTGTCTACGCAGCAGCTGCTGTGAATCCTCATGCAACCAACTCAACCTCTGTACAGATACCAATCGATGAAAG GACTGAGGTTGTTGTTAGCGGTTCTAGTGTCCACAGCAGTCCAGAATTACAACTGGCAGAAAGTGTTAGTTCGTTTTCTCCTCAGAAAATGTACAGAGCCACAAACGGATCCGGACCTTCACATAATTCTTCAGCTTCTGAATCTTATCCAAAG GACGAAACAAAACCACCGTTTTCTTACGCTCAGCTAATTGTACAAGCGGTGGCATCAGCCCCAGACAAACAGTTGACATTGAGTGGCATATATTCTTACATAACAAAACACTATCCTTACTACCGTACGGCAGATAAAGGATGGCAG AACTCAATTCGTCACAATTTGTCCTTGAACCGGTATTTCATCAAAGTGCCCCGGTCTCAAGAGGAACCTGGAAAAGGTTCTTTCTGGAGGATAGACCCACCCTCAGAGTCCAAACTTATTGACCAGGCATTTAGACGCAGAAGGCAAAGAGGTGTCCCATGTTTCCGCACTCCATTTGGCATTTCCTCAAG AAGCGCTCCATCATCACCGAGTCATGTTGGTATGTCAGGTATAATGACTCCAGACTCATTATCTCGAGAGAGCTCACCTGTTGCAGACAGCACAGTCCCTTCACCAGGTGCTAGTCAGTCTGCTCCAGGCTCCCCTGGTAGCACAG GCAATGAAGTGGGTCTGCAGTATTTTAAGCAACGTTTGGTTGTACCAGGCTCTCAGGGTGCGCAGCATATCACTCTTGTTACCAATGGCATCTCTACCAGTTCTGCTAATGTAGGAGAAG aaaaatatgtgATCTCTACCGTGAGTGGGAATTGCAGTTCTGGCGTCATCAGTAGAAAGCCCTCTGTATCACCTCCCATGTTGAATCAGCCACCAGTCATAGTGCAAGCTGCCTATTCAAGTTATAA TGCGGTATCTCCGAGCAGTAGTGAATCGATAGACCACTGTGGGAAACGTCCCAGAGAAGAAGAAACAGAACTGGTTTACGAGCAAGTCATCATTGATAAGAGTATGGTAGGAGATCAGCCAAATTCCCCACCACAAATACAGATTCAAGAAACATATGGTGGACTAAGTGAAGACGATCCTCTCACATTAGTGACATGTAAAAAGGAAATAGAAAATGGACATACATCTAACAGCTCCCAAGGCTCAATACCTGTCAACATCTTGGAGAACGGTTATTCAGTctgtaaaaaaccaaaattagaaTTAATAGAAGAGGAGAATGCAAACTCTTAA
- the LOC109043676 gene encoding uncharacterized protein, whose amino-acid sequence MNFSPFGSHFSAAIPGIHQFAAKFSHDSSSGTSNSSTVNGISHTNGHLNVDEGMLNSGNRYTPVSSSGHFTLNQQAMSSKYHRDVGSQMVSTGTSSANSKYQNESNVSTVHHYAVPYGNNPHISENRTSQGDMKRTLPSYPNNQEQLTNQQISPIKRENLKEEDYSSVLQHQQPTMPPSWQSIAAPGSTVADYLSHLPASTLPISLHHFLKYSAENMKKEPEIGDHQNTDGMGDQGHLGPKKKKKKKAAKEKKPRPKPGEIRLTTALDGSTLYCCPECHMAYPDKALLEQHLLGHTMERRFFCDICGAGLKRKDHLTRHKQSHNPDRPFVCTVCMKAFKRKEQLTLHFVIHSGEKRHVCPECGKGFYRKDHLRKHTRSHIARRVKAELSQHIPTQNHVGTDPMS is encoded by the coding sequence ATGAACTTCTCACCATTCGGAAGTCATTTTTCAGCCGCCATACCTGGCATCCACCAGTTTGCAGCTAAATTTAGTCATGATAGCAGTTCTGGAACGAGCAACAGCAGTACAGTGAATGGAATTTCACACACTAATGGTCATCTAAATGTTGATGAAGGTATGTTGAATAGTGGTAATAGGTATACGCCGGTAAGTTCTAGTGGACATTTTACGCTCAACCAACAAGCAATGAGTTCCAAGTACCATCGCGATGTTGGATCGCAAATGGTAAGCACAGGCACATCATCTGCAAATTCAAAGTATCAAAATGAAAGTAATGTTTCCACAGTCCATCACTATGCTGTACCCTATGGCAATAATCCTCACATCTCTGAAAACCGTACCTCTCAAGGAGACATGAAACGGACTCTTCCATCTTACCCGAATAATCAAGAACAGCTTACAAATCAGCAAATAAGTCCTATTAAACGAGAAAACTTAAAAGAAGAAGACTATTCATCAGTGTTGCAGCATCAGCAACCAACCATGCCCCCCTCTTGGCAGAGTATTGCAGCACCTGGCTCAACTGTTGCTGATTACTTATCTCACTTACCTGCTTCAACTTTACCAATATCATTACATCACTTTTTGAAATACTCTGcagaaaatatgaagaaagAGCCTGAAATAGGCGATCATCAGAATACTGATGGCATGGGTGACCAGGGACATTTAGgaccaaagaagaaaaagaaaaagaaagcggCCAAAGAGAAAAAACCTCGCCCAAAACCTGGTGAAATTCGTCTAACGACCGCTCTTGACGGATCAACCTTGTACTGTTGTCCGGAATGTCACATGGCATACCCAGACAAAGCACTGCTAGAGCAGCATTTATTAGGTCACACGATGGAACGTAGATTTTTCTGTGATATCTGTGGTGCAGGCTTAAAGCGCAAAGATCATTTAACACGTCATAAACAAAGCCACAATCCAGATCGTCCATTTGTTTGCACGGTTTGCATGAAAGCTTTCAAACGTAAGGAGCAGTTAACTCTTCATTTTGTAATCCATTCAGGGGAAAAGAGACATGTTTGTCCTGAGTGTGGCAAAGGTTTCTATCGGAAAGATCATTTGCGTAAGCATACAAGGAGTCATATTGCACGGCGAGTAAAAGCAGAACTCTCTCAACATATACCAACGCAAAATCATGTAGGAACTGATCCCATGTCTTGA